A stretch of the Actinomyces qiguomingii genome encodes the following:
- the ilvC gene encoding ketol-acid reductoisomerase: MAAEKFYDDDADLAVIQSKKVAVIGYGSQGHAHALNLRDSGVDVVVGLREGSGSAAKAQEAGLPVKPIAQAVAEADVTVVLAPDQVQAELYQTEIEPNLKSGSALLFSHGFNIHFGYITPATDVDVVMVAPKGPGHTVRREFEAGRGVPVLVCVQQDASGQAWPLVLSYAKAIGGTRAGAIKTTFREETETDLFGEQTVLCGGVSKLIQYGFETLVEAGYQPEMAYFEVCHELKLIVDLINEGGISKQRWSCSDTAEYGDYISGPRVITPDVKEHMKEVLADIQDGSFAKRFMDDQAAGAPEFKRLRAEGEAHPIEATGREVRSMFAWRADLDKDYTEGSAAR, encoded by the coding sequence ATGGCAGCTGAGAAGTTCTACGACGACGACGCCGACCTGGCGGTCATCCAGTCCAAGAAGGTGGCCGTGATCGGCTACGGCTCGCAGGGGCACGCTCACGCCCTGAACCTGCGCGACTCCGGTGTGGACGTCGTCGTCGGCCTGCGCGAGGGGTCCGGCTCCGCCGCCAAGGCGCAGGAGGCGGGCCTGCCCGTCAAGCCGATCGCCCAGGCCGTGGCGGAGGCCGACGTCACCGTGGTGCTGGCGCCCGACCAGGTGCAGGCCGAGCTGTACCAGACGGAGATCGAGCCCAACCTCAAGTCTGGCTCCGCCCTGCTGTTCTCCCACGGCTTCAACATCCATTTCGGCTACATCACTCCCGCCACGGATGTCGATGTGGTCATGGTTGCGCCCAAGGGACCCGGCCACACCGTGCGTCGGGAGTTCGAGGCCGGCCGGGGCGTGCCCGTGCTGGTGTGTGTCCAGCAGGATGCCTCCGGCCAGGCCTGGCCGCTGGTGCTGTCCTATGCCAAGGCAATCGGCGGCACTCGCGCCGGCGCCATCAAGACCACCTTCCGGGAGGAGACCGAGACGGACCTGTTCGGTGAGCAGACCGTCCTGTGCGGTGGCGTGTCCAAGCTGATCCAGTACGGCTTTGAGACGCTGGTCGAGGCCGGCTACCAGCCCGAGATGGCCTACTTCGAGGTCTGCCACGAGCTCAAGCTCATCGTCGACCTGATCAATGAGGGTGGCATCTCCAAGCAGCGCTGGTCCTGCTCGGACACCGCCGAGTATGGCGACTACATCTCCGGCCCGCGGGTGATCACTCCCGACGTCAAGGAGCACATGAAGGAGGTCCTGGCCGACATCCAGGACGGCTCCTTCGCCAAGCGCTTCATGGATGACCAGGCCGCCGGAGCTCCGGAGTTCAAGCGTCTGCGCGCCGAGGGCGAGGCTCACCCGATCGAGGCCACCGGCCGCGAGGTGCGCTCCATGTTCGCCTGGCGCGCCGACCTTGACAAGGACTACACCGAGGGCTCGGCTGCGCGCTGA
- a CDS encoding L-threonylcarbamoyladenylate synthase, whose product MADVTEQAQQSMPEQIARAAAYVAAGGLLALPTDTVYGLGVRADDAAAVCRLLAAKGRGRAMPPPVLIGEAARLDGIAAHVPDAAHALMEAFWPGGLTLVLDAAPDLDWDLGDTDGTVAVRMPDHPLALALLRATGPMAVTSANATGRPPATDAAGVRAAFPGRVVDVVDAAVVDAAAVAPILLLDGGPTRGPVPSTIVSLVGPAAQAPQVLREGVIAREQLEGVGA is encoded by the coding sequence ATGGCGGACGTGACAGAGCAGGCCCAGCAGTCGATGCCCGAGCAGATCGCCAGGGCTGCCGCGTACGTAGCCGCCGGTGGGCTGCTCGCCCTTCCCACCGACACCGTCTACGGTCTGGGCGTGCGTGCCGACGACGCTGCCGCCGTCTGTCGGCTGCTGGCCGCAAAGGGCCGCGGCCGCGCCATGCCGCCGCCCGTGCTCATCGGGGAGGCGGCCCGGCTCGACGGCATCGCCGCCCATGTTCCGGATGCCGCTCACGCCCTCATGGAGGCCTTCTGGCCGGGCGGTTTGACCCTGGTACTGGACGCCGCCCCGGATCTGGACTGGGACTTGGGGGACACCGATGGCACCGTGGCCGTGCGCATGCCCGACCATCCCTTAGCCCTGGCCCTGCTGCGCGCCACCGGCCCCATGGCCGTGACCAGCGCCAATGCTACGGGTCGGCCTCCGGCCACCGACGCCGCCGGGGTGCGTGCCGCTTTCCCGGGACGGGTGGTGGACGTCGTGGACGCCGCTGTCGTGGACGCGGCCGCCGTTGCGCCGATACTGCTGCTGGACGGCGGCCCTACCCGCGGGCCGGTTCCCTCCACCATCGTCTCCCTGGTCGGGCCCGCCGCGCAGGCCCCTCAGGTTCTGCGTGAGGGCGTAATCGCCCGGGAGCAACTGGAGGGCGTGGGCGCGTGA
- the cas4g/cas1g gene encoding CRISPR-associated endonuclease Cas4g/Cas1g codes for MSVGTTRPDLPGLPETVPARMLNEFVYCPRLFHLEWVQQQFATSDDVEEGLYLHRVVDRETGDLPDKSEAWNGRVARSVSLSSPRLGLATRLDLVEDGGDGTVVPVDYKKGHPNKDGGAWPSDRVQSLVQALLLREEGYAVERAEIWYAETRQRVHITVDYAALQEVTEIVTRAWQVAADPSAPPPLRDSPKCALCSLVGICLPDELDALQTPPKQRRPLKRLMAPILEGRPVYVTLQGAVVGVRSDRLEVRLSGELKASYRLIDVSQVCVFGNVTVSAQAVRSLLSRDIPVLWFSYGGWFSGIAEGLPGKNVDLRIAQFRASEQQQLEIARRMISGKIRNSRTMLRRNARGEMSRVGEQLKQLAIQAMQAESSQQLLGIEGTAARLYFGSFPAMVGKNSRVDVSDFQENGRTRRPPKDPLNAVLSFCYTLLVKDLTVTLMGIGFDPYYGMFHRPRFGRPALALDLAEEFRSLVAESVVLQVLNNGEVGPQDFQSRGGGCMLEASGRKAVLRAYERRLDQEITHPQFGYKASYRRVMDIQARMLGAVVLGELDDYTAMVTR; via the coding sequence ATGAGCGTCGGCACCACCAGGCCTGACCTGCCGGGACTGCCGGAGACGGTGCCCGCACGCATGCTGAACGAGTTCGTGTACTGTCCCCGGCTGTTCCACCTGGAATGGGTGCAGCAGCAATTCGCCACCAGTGACGACGTCGAGGAGGGGCTGTACCTGCACCGGGTCGTTGACCGGGAAACGGGGGACCTGCCGGATAAGTCCGAGGCGTGGAACGGGCGGGTCGCCAGATCCGTTTCGTTGTCTTCACCGAGGCTCGGACTGGCCACCAGGCTGGACCTCGTGGAGGACGGCGGGGACGGGACTGTCGTCCCGGTCGACTACAAGAAGGGGCACCCCAACAAGGATGGTGGTGCTTGGCCCAGCGACCGTGTGCAGTCACTGGTGCAGGCACTGCTGCTGCGCGAGGAGGGCTACGCCGTTGAACGGGCGGAGATCTGGTACGCCGAGACCCGGCAGCGTGTCCACATCACCGTGGACTACGCGGCGCTGCAAGAAGTCACAGAGATCGTGACGCGCGCATGGCAGGTTGCTGCCGACCCGTCGGCACCCCCGCCGTTGCGCGACAGCCCGAAGTGTGCCCTCTGCTCGCTGGTGGGCATATGTCTGCCCGACGAGTTGGACGCTTTGCAGACGCCTCCGAAGCAGCGCAGGCCGTTGAAGCGGTTGATGGCGCCGATTCTGGAGGGGCGCCCGGTCTACGTGACGTTGCAAGGCGCGGTGGTCGGCGTGCGAAGCGACCGGCTGGAGGTGCGCTTGTCGGGCGAGTTGAAGGCCAGCTATCGCCTGATAGACGTTAGCCAGGTGTGCGTCTTTGGGAACGTGACGGTGTCCGCCCAGGCTGTCAGGAGCCTGCTTTCACGTGACATCCCGGTGCTGTGGTTCAGCTACGGGGGCTGGTTCTCCGGCATTGCTGAAGGACTTCCGGGTAAGAACGTGGACCTGCGGATCGCGCAGTTCCGTGCCTCCGAGCAGCAGCAGCTTGAGATCGCGCGCCGGATGATCTCCGGAAAGATCCGTAACAGCCGCACGATGCTGCGCAGAAATGCGCGTGGCGAGATGTCTCGAGTTGGCGAGCAACTCAAGCAGCTCGCCATCCAGGCGATGCAGGCTGAGTCTTCGCAGCAACTGCTCGGTATCGAGGGCACGGCCGCACGCCTGTACTTCGGGAGCTTTCCGGCCATGGTCGGGAAGAACTCACGTGTGGACGTCTCGGACTTCCAGGAGAACGGGCGCACGCGGCGGCCGCCGAAGGATCCACTCAACGCAGTGCTGTCCTTCTGCTACACGCTGCTGGTAAAGGACCTGACTGTCACGCTCATGGGGATCGGCTTCGACCCCTACTACGGGATGTTCCATAGACCCCGGTTCGGGCGCCCTGCGCTCGCGTTGGACCTGGCGGAGGAGTTTCGGTCCCTGGTAGCAGAGAGCGTGGTGCTGCAAGTGCTGAATAACGGTGAGGTCGGTCCGCAGGACTTTCAGAGTCGGGGCGGCGGATGCATGCTGGAGGCGAGTGGTCGCAAGGCCGTGCTCAGGGCGTACGAGCGGAGGCTGGACCAGGAGATTACGCACCCGCAGTTCGGCTACAAGGCTTCGTACCGTCGCGTCATGGACATCCAGGCGCGGATGCTGGGCGCAGTTGTGCTGGGAGAGCTGGATGACTACACGGCTATGGTGACTAGATGA
- a CDS encoding aspartate:alanine exchanger family transporter has product MAIGLLNALAENPVLVLFLLIGIGMLIGRIKVAGVSLGAAAVLFAGIVLAAWGTAEGITIEIPAQMGTLGLAVFTFAIGIQSGPNFFHVLRTAAGPLAIMLAVLVVGAGAGVGVGRWLGMDPAMIAGTFAGALTNTPALAAAGHAATAAGHADGMAIATVGYAVAYLYGVIGMLFFCLLALRYRRSDKDAPSPLINRTVRVEREDGPALGDITERVSGEMKFSRLRRGETGPITRPTPTDKIYKDDLVTVVGTQDAVNQVIREIGHPSSHSLIEDRKFLDFRRITVSDPKLAGHTVAELDIDRRFGATVSRVRRGDVDMVGTPEVVLQLGDRVRVVAPTGRMAEISKFFGDSAHGLSSINPVAMGLGMAVGIIIGEWAIPLPDGSTFSIGSAAGTLIIGLIFGRIGRIKGFVTAMPFTATAVLAELGLLIFLAQAGVRAGGQIANAFTGGDWWRILITGFIITTIVGFGMYASMRWIVKMGGTRLSGLIGGLQTQPAVLAFANERTGSDPRVALGYAMVYPVAMIVKIFIAQFLGGM; this is encoded by the coding sequence GTGGCAATCGGACTGCTAAACGCCTTGGCCGAGAACCCGGTTCTCGTCCTGTTCCTGCTGATCGGGATCGGCATGCTCATCGGCCGCATCAAGGTGGCTGGCGTCAGCCTGGGAGCGGCGGCCGTGCTCTTCGCCGGGATCGTCCTGGCTGCCTGGGGCACCGCCGAGGGCATCACCATTGAGATCCCCGCTCAGATGGGCACGCTCGGACTGGCGGTCTTCACCTTCGCCATCGGCATTCAGTCCGGCCCCAACTTCTTCCACGTGCTGCGAACCGCTGCGGGCCCTCTGGCGATCATGTTGGCGGTACTGGTGGTGGGCGCAGGCGCTGGCGTTGGTGTGGGGCGCTGGCTGGGCATGGATCCGGCGATGATCGCCGGCACTTTCGCAGGAGCTCTCACCAACACTCCCGCCCTGGCGGCAGCCGGCCACGCGGCCACCGCCGCCGGCCATGCAGACGGCATGGCGATCGCTACGGTCGGATACGCGGTGGCCTATCTGTACGGTGTCATCGGCATGCTGTTCTTCTGCCTGTTGGCCCTGCGCTACCGCCGCTCGGACAAGGACGCCCCCTCCCCCTTGATCAACCGCACAGTGCGAGTGGAGCGCGAGGACGGTCCGGCATTGGGTGACATCACCGAACGCGTGAGCGGGGAGATGAAGTTCTCTCGCCTGCGTCGCGGCGAAACCGGGCCCATCACCCGCCCGACCCCGACTGACAAGATTTACAAGGATGACCTGGTCACCGTCGTCGGCACGCAGGATGCCGTTAATCAGGTCATTCGTGAGATCGGCCACCCCTCCTCCCACTCTCTGATTGAGGATCGCAAATTCCTGGACTTCCGCCGGATCACGGTCTCCGATCCCAAACTTGCCGGACATACCGTGGCCGAGCTGGACATCGATCGTCGATTCGGCGCCACGGTCTCGCGGGTGCGCCGCGGAGATGTCGACATGGTGGGCACCCCCGAGGTGGTGCTGCAGCTGGGTGACCGGGTGCGCGTGGTCGCACCGACCGGACGCATGGCCGAGATCTCCAAGTTCTTCGGCGACTCCGCCCACGGTCTGTCCTCCATTAACCCGGTGGCCATGGGTCTGGGAATGGCTGTGGGCATCATCATCGGTGAGTGGGCCATTCCGTTGCCCGATGGTTCGACCTTCTCCATCGGCTCTGCGGCGGGCACGCTGATCATCGGCCTGATCTTCGGACGCATCGGCCGCATCAAGGGTTTTGTGACCGCCATGCCGTTCACCGCCACGGCGGTGCTCGCCGAGCTGGGTCTGCTGATCTTCCTGGCGCAGGCCGGCGTCCGCGCCGGCGGTCAGATCGCCAATGCGTTCACCGGCGGCGACTGGTGGCGCATCCTGATCACCGGGTTCATCATCACCACGATTGTGGGCTTCGGAATGTATGCGTCCATGCGTTGGATCGTGAAGATGGGGGGCACGCGCCTGTCCGGCCTGATCGGTGGTTTGCAGACCCAACCTGCGGTTCTGGCCTTCGCCAATGAGCGCACTGGCTCCGACCCGCGCGTGGCACTCGGCTATGCGATGGTCTACCCCGTGGCCATGATCGTGAAGATCTTCATCGCCCAGTTCCTGGGCGGGATGTGA
- a CDS encoding acetolactate synthase large subunit, whose product MVRDSSSPGQNQQVMTGAQALVRSLEEIGVTYIFGMPGGAILPFYDPLLASEKIRHVLVRHEQGAGHAAEGYAMATGKVGVCVATSGPGATNLVTAIGDAHMDSVPMVAITGQVGTAAIGTDAFQEADIVGSTMPFVKHSFLITSPDEIPCRVAEAFHLASTGRPGPVLIDFTKDAQVGEAEFHWPPRMDLPGYSLPGRPNQRRIAQAAEAIASAERPVFYLGGGLNRAGVPAEQLKELVELVGAPFTTTLTALDVLPTDHPLNLGMPGMHGTVAAVGSLQRADLIITLGARFDDRVTGKPDTFARHAAVIHVDIDPAEISKIRTADVPIVGDLKDVVPALTAACREQFTAEPRTEIDQWLTEVAHIRATYPTDWTDTDDGLLQPQEVITHLDRAASEDTIWVTGVGQHQMWAAHYLHFHRPHSWLTSAGAGTMGYGVPAAMGAKAACPDRPVWLVDGDGCFQMTNQELATCSLNNIPIKVAIINNSSLGMVRQWQTLFYGERYSNTDLHTGAGTKRVPDFVKLAEAYGAVGLRCERLEDVDDVIAQANAINDRPVVIDFIVSADAQVWPMVAAGVSNDEIQHARGMSPAWEED is encoded by the coding sequence ATGGTTCGTGACAGCAGTTCCCCGGGCCAGAACCAACAAGTGATGACGGGTGCTCAGGCGCTCGTGCGTTCCCTTGAGGAGATCGGCGTCACCTACATCTTCGGCATGCCGGGCGGAGCCATCCTCCCCTTCTACGATCCGCTGCTGGCCAGTGAGAAGATCCGCCACGTGCTGGTGCGCCATGAACAGGGTGCCGGACACGCCGCCGAAGGTTACGCCATGGCCACGGGGAAGGTCGGAGTGTGTGTGGCCACCTCCGGGCCGGGCGCCACCAACCTGGTGACCGCCATCGGCGACGCCCATATGGACTCGGTGCCCATGGTTGCCATCACCGGGCAGGTGGGCACCGCCGCGATCGGTACCGACGCCTTCCAAGAGGCGGACATCGTCGGCTCCACCATGCCCTTCGTCAAGCACTCCTTCCTGATCACCTCGCCCGATGAGATCCCCTGTCGCGTGGCGGAGGCCTTCCACTTGGCCTCCACCGGACGCCCCGGGCCGGTGCTTATCGACTTCACTAAGGACGCACAGGTGGGCGAAGCCGAGTTCCACTGGCCGCCCCGCATGGACCTGCCCGGTTACAGTCTGCCCGGCAGACCCAACCAGCGGCGCATCGCCCAGGCCGCCGAGGCCATCGCCTCCGCGGAACGACCGGTCTTCTACCTGGGAGGCGGCCTCAACCGCGCCGGCGTCCCGGCTGAACAGCTGAAAGAACTGGTGGAGTTGGTAGGCGCCCCGTTCACAACTACGCTCACCGCCCTGGACGTACTTCCCACCGACCATCCGCTCAACCTGGGCATGCCCGGAATGCACGGCACCGTCGCGGCGGTCGGCTCCCTGCAGCGCGCCGACCTGATCATCACCCTCGGTGCCCGCTTCGACGACCGCGTCACCGGTAAACCGGACACCTTCGCCCGCCATGCCGCCGTGATCCACGTCGACATCGATCCCGCCGAGATCTCCAAGATCCGCACCGCGGACGTGCCGATCGTCGGGGATCTGAAGGACGTCGTACCTGCGCTGACGGCGGCCTGCCGCGAGCAGTTCACCGCCGAACCCCGCACGGAGATCGACCAGTGGCTCACCGAGGTGGCGCACATTCGTGCCACCTACCCCACCGACTGGACCGACACCGACGACGGCCTGCTTCAGCCCCAGGAGGTCATCACCCACCTGGACAGGGCTGCCAGCGAAGACACCATCTGGGTCACCGGTGTGGGCCAGCATCAGATGTGGGCGGCTCACTATCTGCACTTCCACCGCCCCCACTCCTGGCTGACCTCCGCCGGCGCGGGCACCATGGGATACGGTGTCCCGGCGGCCATGGGGGCCAAGGCGGCCTGCCCGGACCGTCCCGTCTGGCTGGTCGACGGCGACGGCTGCTTCCAGATGACCAATCAGGAACTGGCGACCTGCTCGCTCAACAACATCCCCATCAAGGTAGCCATCATCAATAACTCGTCCCTGGGCATGGTGCGGCAGTGGCAGACCCTTTTCTACGGGGAGCGCTACTCCAACACCGATCTGCACACCGGTGCGGGAACCAAGCGTGTCCCCGACTTCGTCAAACTGGCCGAGGCCTACGGGGCTGTCGGACTGCGCTGCGAGCGGCTGGAGGACGTCGACGACGTCATCGCCCAGGCCAATGCCATAAACGACCGTCCCGTCGTCATCGACTTCATCGTGTCCGCCGATGCCCAGGTGTGGCCCATGGTCGCCGCGGGCGTGTCCAATGACGAGATTCAGCACGCTAGGGGCATGAGCCCGGCGTGGGAGGAGGACTGA
- the ilvN gene encoding acetolactate synthase small subunit: protein MSEKHTLSVLVENKPGVLTRVSALFTRRGFNIHSLAVGPTEHDDVSRITVIADAEGPAMEQVTKQLNKLVNVLKIVELDPDTSVGRELYLIKVRADDSNRTAVLQIVDLFRAHVVDVSPTSVVIESVGSQSKVKALLDALAPHGVKEIVQSGAVAISRGPRSITDQLKEK from the coding sequence ATGAGCGAGAAGCACACGCTGTCCGTTCTGGTGGAGAATAAGCCCGGCGTGCTCACGCGCGTGTCGGCACTGTTCACCCGCCGCGGCTTCAACATCCATTCCCTTGCCGTCGGCCCCACCGAGCACGATGACGTTTCGCGCATCACGGTGATCGCCGACGCCGAGGGCCCGGCCATGGAGCAGGTAACCAAGCAGCTCAACAAGCTCGTAAACGTCTTGAAGATAGTCGAGCTGGACCCGGACACCTCCGTCGGTCGTGAGCTTTACCTCATCAAGGTCCGCGCCGACGACTCCAACCGGACCGCCGTGCTCCAGATAGTCGACCTGTTCCGGGCGCACGTCGTGGACGTGTCTCCCACCTCGGTCGTCATCGAGTCCGTCGGCTCGCAGTCCAAGGTCAAGGCGCTCCTGGACGCCCTGGCCCCCCACGGGGTTAAGGAGATCGTCCAATCCGGCGCGGTTGCGATCTCGCGCGGTCCCCGTTCCATCACCGATCAACTCAAGGAGAAGTGA
- a CDS encoding type I-G CRISPR-associated protein, Cas3-extension family, translating into MNQVRFPALVGESPLAILAAIGTFRLIHDFVDDDARLAWALDDRAPVLHSKLASVDAVAEELSEIVAEMPQDVLVPGGPPGFPPPGEAPDKLRLKQGQLFERFGGDPPSLVVQKWLASLVTDLVTDDKGRGAISQFTAPAGKQSMSTMLEKPLRLVQSEPEYLRQALVGWRRVSGVTGEYLDHRANWDSGEDGRGKAEMRGVPGATWLALMSYPLWTTTAAGKLPRTSGWHSQPVGRDYRRSAPELRLPLWREPLGLAAVKALVEDPVLDGKWDAVEQDKLRVMGIFYVCRAHRRKAEGGKSAGVLVPLP; encoded by the coding sequence ATGAACCAAGTCAGGTTTCCTGCACTGGTCGGCGAATCGCCGTTGGCCATTCTCGCCGCCATCGGTACATTTCGGCTGATCCATGACTTCGTCGATGACGATGCTCGACTGGCCTGGGCGTTGGACGACCGCGCACCGGTGCTGCACTCGAAGCTGGCATCGGTTGACGCCGTCGCTGAGGAGCTGTCGGAAATCGTCGCCGAGATGCCCCAGGACGTGCTGGTGCCCGGAGGACCTCCGGGGTTTCCGCCTCCCGGGGAAGCGCCTGACAAGTTGCGGCTGAAACAGGGACAGTTATTTGAACGCTTCGGTGGCGATCCTCCGTCGCTCGTAGTGCAGAAATGGCTCGCCAGCTTGGTTACGGACCTCGTCACCGACGACAAGGGGCGCGGTGCTATCAGCCAGTTCACCGCGCCCGCAGGGAAGCAGTCCATGTCGACCATGCTGGAGAAACCCCTGCGGCTGGTGCAATCCGAGCCTGAGTATCTGCGTCAGGCCCTGGTTGGCTGGCGCAGAGTGTCGGGCGTAACCGGCGAGTACCTGGATCACCGTGCCAACTGGGACAGTGGCGAGGACGGCAGGGGCAAGGCGGAGATGCGCGGCGTGCCCGGGGCGACATGGCTAGCGCTCATGTCCTACCCGTTGTGGACTACCACGGCCGCTGGGAAGCTGCCCCGCACCAGCGGGTGGCACAGCCAGCCGGTCGGTCGTGACTACCGTCGCTCGGCTCCTGAACTGAGGCTGCCTTTATGGCGAGAGCCGTTGGGGTTGGCAGCGGTGAAGGCACTGGTTGAGGACCCGGTCCTGGATGGAAAGTGGGACGCCGTGGAGCAGGACAAGCTTCGCGTCATGGGGATCTTCTATGTGTGCCGTGCGCATCGTCGTAAGGCGGAAGGTGGGAAGTCTGCGGGTGTATTGGTGCCGCTGCCATGA
- the cas2 gene encoding CRISPR-associated endonuclease Cas2, with the protein MRTNRRRYLIAYDIRKPVRLRRICKLMEANGERLQYSVFICDLNRTELIHLRADSEEIMNLDEDSVVIVDLGELGEDRFTFVGRRAGLPTQGAQIV; encoded by the coding sequence ATGAGGACGAACCGACGCCGGTATCTCATCGCGTACGACATCCGCAAGCCCGTGCGGCTGCGCCGAATCTGCAAGTTGATGGAGGCTAACGGTGAACGGCTCCAGTACTCTGTGTTCATCTGCGATCTGAACCGGACCGAGTTGATCCATTTGAGGGCTGACAGTGAGGAGATCATGAACCTCGACGAGGATTCGGTGGTGATCGTCGACCTCGGCGAGTTGGGGGAGGATCGCTTCACGTTCGTCGGTCGGCGCGCAGGACTGCCCACGCAGGGGGCCCAGATTGTTTAG
- a CDS encoding AAA family ATPase yields MLTHFEVTGFKNLVDVKVDFGPFTCVVGPNAAGKSNLLNAIEFLSLLSCNSFHDACVQVRPTAQQQVDVASLLSADVLTGAASLSLAAEMILPPHAEDEFGQTVAPSCGRVRYEVEIVARRDTTVPGGLRLRLAGERLYALDGAEGDLHFPEAASYQRFIDCRPPDSDGCYLDYQQSDGKSVVIVHRETNGRTRQVLADGAQRTVLSAVASAEYPTILAARTEMASWRFLALEPSAMRAPDDLMERRPIAASGAHVPAALYRQDLAAGRNGAVLRRVCDAVAPLIDVRNLTITEDPVRQALELRAQVGNSPELPARALSDGTLRLLTLAAIGAAADYSGMLFLEEPENGVHPAKIADLCDLLRALSTPTGDNLRQVVVNTHSPFLFQCADDDDVLCAVGRSKQHGPGARPGAVDFRPLPDTWRARIPHGGLEPVLRDAVEDYLNGPRGAIG; encoded by the coding sequence GTGCTCACCCATTTCGAGGTGACGGGGTTTAAGAACCTTGTCGATGTGAAGGTTGACTTTGGTCCATTCACCTGCGTCGTCGGTCCCAACGCGGCGGGCAAATCCAACCTGCTCAATGCCATCGAGTTCCTGTCCCTGCTCAGCTGCAATTCCTTCCACGACGCCTGTGTCCAGGTCCGCCCCACCGCGCAGCAGCAGGTCGACGTCGCCTCACTGCTCAGTGCCGACGTGCTGACCGGCGCCGCCAGCCTGAGCCTGGCCGCTGAGATGATCCTGCCGCCCCACGCGGAGGACGAGTTCGGGCAGACTGTGGCGCCGTCGTGCGGTCGTGTGCGTTACGAGGTGGAGATCGTCGCAAGACGGGACACAACCGTCCCCGGCGGTCTGCGGTTGCGCCTGGCGGGGGAGCGACTGTACGCACTGGACGGCGCCGAAGGCGACTTACACTTCCCGGAGGCGGCGAGCTACCAGCGGTTCATCGACTGTCGGCCGCCGGATTCTGACGGATGTTACCTGGATTATCAGCAGTCCGATGGCAAGAGTGTGGTGATCGTCCACCGGGAGACCAATGGCAGGACCCGGCAGGTGCTTGCCGACGGCGCTCAACGCACTGTGCTCTCCGCCGTCGCCAGTGCGGAGTATCCGACCATCTTGGCCGCACGCACCGAAATGGCGTCATGGCGATTCCTGGCGCTGGAACCCAGCGCCATGCGGGCCCCTGACGACTTGATGGAGCGACGCCCCATCGCCGCCTCCGGTGCGCATGTGCCGGCGGCGCTTTACCGGCAGGATCTTGCCGCCGGGCGTAACGGTGCGGTGCTGCGCCGCGTATGCGACGCCGTCGCCCCGCTCATTGATGTGCGCAACTTGACGATCACGGAGGATCCGGTGCGGCAGGCCCTGGAGCTGCGTGCGCAGGTGGGGAACTCGCCCGAACTGCCCGCGCGGGCGCTGTCGGACGGGACGCTGCGCCTGCTCACTCTCGCCGCCATAGGCGCTGCGGCGGACTACTCCGGCATGCTGTTCTTGGAGGAGCCCGAGAACGGTGTGCACCCGGCCAAGATCGCCGACCTGTGCGACCTGCTGCGCGCCCTGTCCACCCCCACCGGGGATAATCTGCGGCAGGTAGTAGTCAACACCCACTCTCCCTTCCTGTTCCAGTGCGCCGATGATGACGATGTCCTATGCGCCGTCGGGCGGTCGAAGCAACACGGCCCGGGCGCCCGGCCCGGGGCGGTGGATTTCCGTCCGCTGCCCGATACCTGGCGCGCGCGGATCCCGCATGGTGGCCTGGAGCCGGTCCTCCGCGACGCCGTGGAGGACTACCTGAACGGTCCCCGCGGAGCAATCGGGTGA